The stretch of DNA CTGCTTTAACCATTCCTTGGCATCTTCCTCATTCGAAAACGTTCTCATGGGAATAGATGGCTTCTGAAATTTAAAAATGAAATTAATGACGAAACTGCCTAAAGAAGAATTTGAAACGATAGCCATTGCTTTGTAAATACTGCTAAGTTGCTGCGCTACAAAATCACGGGTTTGTTTATCTGGTTGAGGAGAACGGGAGAGGTAAACCAAAATACAAACAGGAGTATTATTGGAGATTTTCTTGATCAGATTAATATTGGATTTAACATTATCTAATGTTCTTAAGATTTTATTGGAAACGGAACATAAAATACCATTTTCGTCAAACCAATAAGTTCCCAATTCACCTTCAAATCTCTCGACATTTTCTGGAATCTGCTTCATTGCAATTATTTAAGTCAAAAATAGAAATTGTCGATTATTCACAAAAAGGAA from Solitalea canadensis DSM 3403 encodes:
- a CDS encoding SpoIIAA family protein is translated as MKQIPENVERFEGELGTYWFDENGILCSVSNKILRTLDNVKSNINLIKKISNNTPVCILVYLSRSPQPDKQTRDFVAQQLSSIYKAMAIVSNSSLGSFVINFIFKFQKPSIPMRTFSNEEDAKEWLKQYL